In one window of Mercurialis annua linkage group LG4, ddMerAnnu1.2, whole genome shotgun sequence DNA:
- the LOC126676510 gene encoding gamma-interferon-responsive lysosomal thiol protein-like, with product MASYSVLFFFIFSSFFLFVSASRSYSLTNGVAVSEPVSPSLVQFKAQKVVLSLYYEALCPYCRNFIVKSLAEMFQTDLMSIVDLQLFPWGNADLQPNNTITCQHGEDECYLNTIHACAINIWPDVMKHFGLIKCIEELQHSEINHGVAPKLSWKLCADKLNLSGWSIKQCYESGRGRQLLLQFGNKTDHLKPRHEYVPWVVVNGTPLLYDYKNFVHYVCKAYKGRLLPRACRSPRGIISTSIEKSTESGGSTCPAITGEPEPPIN from the exons atggcttCTTATTCCGTACTCTTCTTCTTTATATTCAGTTCCTTCTTCTTATTTGTGTCTGCCTCCCGATCTTATTCTTTGACCAATGGTGTTGCTGTTAGTGAGCCGGTTTCTCCTTCTTTAGTACAGTTTAAAGCTCAGAAAGTTGTTTTGTCTTTGTACTATGAAGCACTGTGTCCGTATTGTCGGAACTTCATCGTCAAATCTTTAGCTGAAATGTTCCAGACTGACCTGATGTCCATTGTTGATCTGCAACTCTTTCCTTGGGGCAATGCTGATTTACAACCTAACAACACTATAACTTGTCag CATGGAGAAGATGAATGCTACTTGAATACCATTCATGCCTGTGCCATCAATATCTGGCCCGATGTG ATGAAGCATTTCGGCTTAATAAAGTGCATTGAAGAGCTACAACATTCAGAAATTAATCATGGAGTTGCACCAAAATTATCATGGAAACTATGTGCTGATAAATTGAATTTGTCGGGGTGGTCCATTAAGCAATGCTACGAAAGTGGTCGCGGAAGACAG CTCCTACTACAATTCGGCAATAAAACAGACCATTTGAAACCTCGACATGAATACGTACCATGGGTGGTGGTGAACGGAACTCCTCTCCTCTAT GACTATAAGAATTTTGTACATTATGTTTGTAAAGCATACAAAGGTAGACTTTTACCAAGGGCTTGTAGAAGTCCACGTGGCATAATCTCAACTTCCATTGAAAAGTCAACAGAATCTGGTGGCTCCACGTGTCCAGCCATAACTGGTGAACCAGAGCctccaattaattaa
- the LOC126678118 gene encoding loganic acid O-methyltransferase-like, protein MKQTRRLISSIQKEREMANIQGSSSPMIGGDGSHSYAKNSTFQKAVLDAAQGWMNEAINDKLDFTVLDFDSSNPTFRIADLGCSTGPNTFFAVKNIIEAVEKKYQTHFQKPPLIEFQVFFNDFNGNDFNILFKTLPSYQNYFAAGIPGSFYTRLFPKSTIHFAHSSYSLHWLSKIPPEIVDSNSPAWNKGSIQCTGYSKEVANAYLGQYKKDVNMFLNARAEEIVGGGLIVILIGGRPDGIFMSQTSTGVVFDLLGASLAEMANLGEISDEKMNSFNLPVYYATPKEIKEIIEENGHFSIEKMEQVTHPMVMAMKMKNMSILEIVVSSLRAIFEKIFTEHFGNEEIVNKLFQRFAIKLQEIYPGFHKIINHCIEHFIFLERKI, encoded by the exons ATGAAGCAAACTCGACGACTAATATCCTCAATtcaaaaagagagagaaatggCAAACATACAAGGATCATCATCTCCCATGATCGGTGGAGATGGGTCTCATAGTTATGCTAAGAACTCTACTTTTCAG AAAGCCGTATTAGATGCTGCACAGGGATGGATGAATGAAGCCATTAACGACAAGCTTGACTTTACTGTTCTTGATTTTGATTCTTCAAACCCAACATTTAGAATTGCAGATCTTGGTTGTTCAACAGGGCCCAACACCTTCTTTGCAGTGAAAAACATTATTGAAGCCGTGGAGAAAAAATACCAAACACATTTTCAGAAGCCTCCATTGATAGAATTTCAAGTTTTCTTCAATGATTTCAATGGAAATGATTTTAATATTCTCTTCAAGACCCTTCCGTCATATCAGAATTATTTTGCTGCTGGCATTCCTGGTTCCTTTTACACTCGGTTGTTCCCTAAATCCACCATTCATTTCGCACATTCCTCTTATTCACTGCACTGGCTTTCTAAAATTCCACCGGAAATTGTGGACAGTAATTCTCCGGCGTGGAATAAAGGAAGCATACAGTGCACTGGATATTCGAAAGAAGTAGCTAATGCTTATTTAGGTCAGTACAAGAAGGATGTGAATATGTTCCTAAATGCTAGAGCTGAAGAGATCGTCGGTGGTGGGTTAATAGTAATTCTCATTGGTGGTCGGCCAGACGGGATTTTTATGTCGCAGACCAGTACCGGCGTCGTCTTTGATTTGCTTGGGGCTAGCCTTGCAGAAATGGCTAACTTG GGCGAGATTAGTGATGAAAAGATGAATTCCTTCAACCTTCCAGTTTACTACGCAACTCCCAAAGAGATTAAAGAAATTATAGAAGAAAACGGACATTTTAGCATTGAAAAAATGGAACAAGTGACGCATCCAATGGTAATGGCGATGAAGATGAAGAACATGTCTATACTGGAGATTGTCGTTTCGAGTCTACGagctatttttgaaaaaatcttCACAGAGCACTTCGGAAATGAAGAGATAGTAAACAAATTATTCCAACGTTTCGCCATCAAACTTCAAGAAATTTACCCGGgctttcataaaataattaaccATTGCATTGAACACTTTATTTTCTTAGAGCGCAAAATCTAA
- the LOC126679142 gene encoding uncharacterized protein LOC126679142, translating into MAGIRLPPEEADLTQQQQTRGAAAAAPGGSGADLVSDDERSVAADSWSIKSDYGSTLDDDQRHADAAEALSSAAHFRAASDYNSDKEEADGEGVTSMLGLQSYWDSAYADELSNFHEHGHVGEIWFGSDVMDVVVSWTKSLCIKISQGHTSNHVDVEQDDKYLSSWSVLDLGTGNGLLLQELDKQGFSDLTGADYSERAIDLARKLADRDGFPNINFLVDDVLETKIERQFQLVMDKGTLDAIGLHPDGPIKRIMYWDSVSKLVASGGILVITSCNNTKDELVQEVENFNHRTNVSHGSDISKDQVSRDHPVFRYFDHIQTYPTFMFGGLVGSRVATVAFRRS; encoded by the exons ATGGCAGGAATACGGTTGCCTCCCGAAGAAGCGGACCTCACTCAGCAACAGCAAACCCGAGGAGCAGCAGCTGCTGCTCCAGGTGGCAGCGGCGCCGATCTGGTATCAGACGATGAGAGGTCCGTGGCAGCAGATTCGTGGTCAATTAAGAGTGACTACGGAAGTACACTAGATGATGATCAACGTCACGCTGATGCCGCCGAGGCTCTCTCCTCCGCCGCTCACTTCCGTGCTGCTTCTGATTACAA TTCTGATAAGGAAGAAGCAGATGGTGAAGGGGTGACATCAATGCTAGGTCTCCAGAGTTATTGGGATTCTGCTTATGCTGATGAGCTGTCTAACTTTCATGAGCATGGCCATGTTGGTGAAATTTG gTTTGGGTCTGATGTCATGGATGTTGTTGTTTCTTGGACCAAGAGCTTGTGCATTAAGATTTCGCAGGGTCACACTTCAAATCATGTGGATGTTGAACAGGATGATAAATATTTGTCTAGCTGGAGCGTACTTGACCTTGGAACTGGCAATGGTTTGCTCCTTCAAGAACTTGATAAGCAGGG GTTTTCTGATTTGACTGGTGCTGATTATAGTGAACGAGCGATCGACCTTGCTCGGAAGCTTGCTGATCGTGATGGTTTTCCCAACATCAACTTTTTG GTTGATGATGTCCTTGAAACAAAGATAGAAAGACAATTCCAGCTTGTCATGGATAAAGGGACATTAGATGCTATTGGACTGCATCCTGATGGTCCTATCAAAAG GATCATGTACTGGGACTCTGTTTCCAAGTTGGTTGCATCTGGCGGAATTCTG GTGATCACATCTTGTAACAATACAAAAGATGAACTGGTGCAAGAGGTAGAAAATTTCAACCACAGGACTAATGTGTCGCACGGGTCAGATATCTCTAAGGACCAAGTATCTAGAGATCATCCTGTCTTCCGATATTTTGATCACATTCAAACATATCCAACATTCATGTTTGGTGGGTTAGTGGGTTCGCGTGTTGCTACTGTGGCATTCCGCCGGagctga
- the LOC126679062 gene encoding uncharacterized protein LOC126679062 gives MASNSLSSSCYLTLVKPSYNKFINPRRIVRVRAQSFRDEGRSSIDIVEENLSVLKERIQEVKVKEKLERCCRCEHGWNYAAGYNYKIKKQADLSQFLDLLRLIFGAFGFSCVSGTFVLCIVSLIVHLNQ, from the exons ATGGCTTCTAATTCTTTATCTTCTTCTTGTTACTTAACTCTAGTAAAGCCATCTTATAATAAGTTCATTAATCCCCGTCGAATCGTACGAGTTCGAGCACAAAGCTTTAGAGATGAAG GAAGGTCATCAATTGACATTGTTGAAGAAAATTTGAGTGTTTTAAAAGAGAGAATACAAGAAGTTAAGGTAAAGGAGAAGCTTGAGAGATGTTGCAGATGTGAACATGGATGGAATTATGCAGCTGGGTACAATTATAAGATCAAGAAACAAGCAGATTTATCTCAGTTTCTTGATCTTTTAAGGTTGATTTTTGGTGCTTTTGGTTTCAGTTGTGTAAGTGGTACTTTTGTTCTTTGCATTGTTTCATTAATAGTTCATTTGAATCAgtag
- the LOC126679047 gene encoding uncharacterized protein LOC126679047: MSGMEGVNDEEIKTTSMPSSQEEEQAVKKKYGGIVPKKPPLISKDHERAYFDSADWALGKQGADKPKGPLEALRPKLQPTQQQTQQTRYRKSAYAPSDGEDAGSAPAEDSTAND; this comes from the exons ATGTCAGGCATGGAAGGTGTGAACGATGAGGAAATTAAAACTACTTCAATGCCTTCATCTCAAGAAGAG GAACAAGCTGTAAAGAAGAAATATGGAGGAATCGTCCCAAAGAAACCACCTCTAATTTCTAAG GATCATGAAAGGGCATACTTCGATTCGGCTGATTGGGCACTTGGAAAG CAAGGTGCTGATAAACCTAAAGGACCGCTTGAAGCTCTTCGACCCAAATTACAG CCTACACAACAGCAGACACAGCAGACACGGTACAGGAAATCAGCATATGCTCCATCAGATGGTGAAG ATGCAGGAAGTGCTCCAGCCGAAGATTCAACTGCTAATGATTGA
- the LOC126679168 gene encoding uncharacterized protein LOC126679168 isoform X2: protein MGDHFVLLVDRLLTESTLEATIEGKNHWQQAIPSASEDAATDFSRHSMDLEFPSSLGKLVECRICHDEDEDINMEAPCSCRGSLKYAHRKCVQRWCNEKGDTQCEICHQQYKPGYTAPPPLFHYGGIPMNFRGNWEVSRRDLHNPGLIAMVTADREFSDSDFDEYSGPSPSSLICCRIVAIIFMVLLVLRHTLPIIISGAGDYSMTLFMLLVLRTIGILLPIYVMVKAFTAIQRRRQQQDPRLAVGASDEENDLPQTRAQSRFIHIR from the exons ATGGGGGATCATTTTGTGTTGCTGGTTGATCGGTTGTTAACTGAATCCACACTTGAAGCTACTATTGAGGGGAAAAATCACTGGCAGCAAGCTATTCCCTCTGCAAGCGAAGACGCCGCCACTGACTTTTCGCGACATAGTATGGATTTAGAATTTCCGTCGTCTTTAGGGAAGTTGGTAGAATGTAGAATTTGCCATGATGAGGATGAAGACATTAATATGGAGGCACCGTGCTCTTGCCGTGGCAGCTTAAAG TATGCTCATCGGAAATGTGTTCAGAGGTGGTGCAATGAGAAGGGCGATACTCAGTGTGAGATCTGTCACCAG CAATATAAACCTGGTTATACAGCGCCACCTCCTCTATTTCATTATGGCGGCATTCCTATGAATTTCAG GGGAAATTGGGAGGTATCAAGAAGGGATCTTCATAATCCTGGATTGATAGCAATGGTTACCGCAGACCGTGAATTTTCAGACTCCGACTTTGATGAGTACTCGGGTCCCTCTCCGAGTAGCCTGATATGCTGCCGTATCGTTGCTATTATT TTTATGGTTCTTCTGGTTTTACGCCACACTCTTCCTATAATTATAAGCGGAGCTGGAGATTACTCAATGACATTGTTTATG TTACTAGTACTGAGAACCATCGGAATACTTCTACCCATTTATGTCATGGTTAAAGCATTCACCGCTATTCAGCGTCGCCGTCAACAGCAG GATCCTCGTTTGGCAGTTGGTGCATCAGATGAAGAAAATGATCTGCCGCAGACTCGAGCACAGTCACGATTTATTCACATTCGGTAA
- the LOC126679168 gene encoding uncharacterized protein LOC126679168 isoform X1 has product MKFHKFLVFIICHHNAYCQRMGDHFVLLVDRLLTESTLEATIEGKNHWQQAIPSASEDAATDFSRHSMDLEFPSSLGKLVECRICHDEDEDINMEAPCSCRGSLKYAHRKCVQRWCNEKGDTQCEICHQQYKPGYTAPPPLFHYGGIPMNFRGNWEVSRRDLHNPGLIAMVTADREFSDSDFDEYSGPSPSSLICCRIVAIIFMVLLVLRHTLPIIISGAGDYSMTLFMLLVLRTIGILLPIYVMVKAFTAIQRRRQQQDPRLAVGASDEENDLPQTRAQSRFIHIR; this is encoded by the exons ATGAAATTTCATAAGTTCTTGGTTTTCATTATTTGTCATCATAATGCTTACTGTCAAAG GATGGGGGATCATTTTGTGTTGCTGGTTGATCGGTTGTTAACTGAATCCACACTTGAAGCTACTATTGAGGGGAAAAATCACTGGCAGCAAGCTATTCCCTCTGCAAGCGAAGACGCCGCCACTGACTTTTCGCGACATAGTATGGATTTAGAATTTCCGTCGTCTTTAGGGAAGTTGGTAGAATGTAGAATTTGCCATGATGAGGATGAAGACATTAATATGGAGGCACCGTGCTCTTGCCGTGGCAGCTTAAAG TATGCTCATCGGAAATGTGTTCAGAGGTGGTGCAATGAGAAGGGCGATACTCAGTGTGAGATCTGTCACCAG CAATATAAACCTGGTTATACAGCGCCACCTCCTCTATTTCATTATGGCGGCATTCCTATGAATTTCAG GGGAAATTGGGAGGTATCAAGAAGGGATCTTCATAATCCTGGATTGATAGCAATGGTTACCGCAGACCGTGAATTTTCAGACTCCGACTTTGATGAGTACTCGGGTCCCTCTCCGAGTAGCCTGATATGCTGCCGTATCGTTGCTATTATT TTTATGGTTCTTCTGGTTTTACGCCACACTCTTCCTATAATTATAAGCGGAGCTGGAGATTACTCAATGACATTGTTTATG TTACTAGTACTGAGAACCATCGGAATACTTCTACCCATTTATGTCATGGTTAAAGCATTCACCGCTATTCAGCGTCGCCGTCAACAGCAG GATCCTCGTTTGGCAGTTGGTGCATCAGATGAAGAAAATGATCTGCCGCAGACTCGAGCACAGTCACGATTTATTCACATTCGGTAA